Genomic window (Flavobacteriales bacterium):
GGGTCCGCATTGCTGATCACCCGTTTGGCCCGGATCTGCTCGCCGTTTTCCAGCTCAACCCCGACGGCATGCTTCTTCTTCGTCCCTTCCACCAGAATGCGCCGCACCCGCTGCGAGGTGCGCACTTCGCCACCTTGGCGTTTGATCGCATTGGTCATGGCTTTTACCATGGCACCACCGCCGCCCATCGGATAGTAGGCGCCCTCGAAGTAGTGTGCCATCACCGCGCAGTGCAGGGGAAAACTGGCCCGTCCCGGCGGTAATCCATGGTCGCCGCACTGGATGTTCAGGATGTTCTTCAGCAAGGGGTCTTTGATGTACCAGCCGATCACCCGCTTCAGGCTGAACAAGGCATACTTGCCCATGTACCGGGTGCGCCAAGGGATGGTGACATTGTCCCAGAATCCGCTCATCTTGGGGATCAGCATCAGCTGCGCGGCCACGGTGCGCACCATGTTCAGGTATTCGGTCAAGTTCTTGCGCTCCTTCGGAAAGCGGGCCGACAAGTGCTCGATCAGTTCATCGTGTCCCGCAGGCAGGTGGAAGCGCTCATCGCCGATCCAGCAGTGCTCATAGCCTGCCGGGTTCATACGGAAGAACACGAGGTCGTCCGCGATCCCAAGGCCTTCGTACAACTCACTGGTAGACTCCCCTTTGCCCAGAAGCCCGACGTAATGCACACCCGGTGTGAAACGATGCCCGTTCAGGTAGAAGCTGTGGCACCAGCCGCCGGGCACATCGTGCTGCTCCAGCACCACCACGCGTTGGCCCGCGCGGGAGAGGCAAATGGCCGCGGCCAGGCTGCCTGCGCCCGAACCGATGATGATGGTATCGATCTCTGCGTTGTTGTGCATGTGCTGTTCAGCTCTTTCCCGGCCATGGTCCATAGCGAAGCAACAACAGTTGCGGCGCTGGGTTTGCTTACCCGGCAAAGATGCTCCCTATTCCGTGGCGGCTCCAGTGAAGCGCAGGCAGAAATGTCAGCGCCCAATGATCGATCATACCCGCAACACCCCCCGAAAGCCCCGCACCCCATAGTACGACTGTGCCCCGTTGTGGTAGGTGAACACCTGGTCGTAGCGGCGATCGCAGAAGAGCGCGCCGCCAAGCTTGCGTACTGCAGGTGACGTCAGCACCCAGCTTGATGTCTTCAGGTCGAACTCACCGAGTTTTTGCAACTCCAGGTATTGCTCTTCGGTCAAGATCTCGATGCTCATCTCAGCGGCCATGTCCATCGCGCTATTCGCCGGCCGGTGTTCCTTTCGGCTCTCCAAGCTTTCGCGGTCGTAGCAAACACTGCGGCGGCCTTTCGGGCTTTCCGCGGAGCAATCCATGAAGATGAACGCACCGCTCTTCTTGTCCCGGCCCACCACGTCCGGCTCGCCTCCGGTCTCTTCCATGGCATCCAGCGCACGCAGCTTTTCCGGATGCGCCTTCAGCCGGGCTACCACGTCAGCCCATTTCAGGTCCTTGTGCCGGGGCATGTTCTTGTCAAAACGGGCTTGCAATGCGCTGAGCAATGCATCCCGCTGATCCACTGAAAGTTGTTTGTCCATTCGATCCGTTGATCCGCTCTTCGTGAGGACTTACTACCATCCGCCGCCACCGCCGCCACCGCCGCCGCCGCCGGAGAACCCACCACCGCCGGAACCCCCGCTGCTGCTGGAAGGCGGTGTGCTCGAGGACCGGACACTGCTGGAAAGTGAGGAGTTCATATGCTGGGAGAACATGCCGTAATTCATAATGGAACCACTGTACCAGCCGGGATGGTAGCTCTTGTCGATAAGGGCCTTGCCGATCATGTCTTGGAACCGGTCGCCCCAGATCTTTTCCACCTTGAACGCAATGGCATAGGGGAGGTATTTCTCAAAGACCTCGGGCGTCATCGTGGGCGGGTTGAAGTGCTGGATCTGCTTTTCCTCCGCCGCGCCCAAGTACATCTTGAACCCCAGCAGCCTCGACCGCAAGGCCTGCTTTTCAAGGCTGGGCTTCTTGATGAGAATAATGTAGATCAGGAACAGGATGAAATTCACCGCCACGAAAGCGATCATGTACACTGCGTCATATCCGTCCCAACGTTCGCTGTGCAGGAAAAAAATGGCCACTACACAAGCGATGACGGTGAGGATCGGGATCAGCCAGAATTTCAAATTGTTGCCCTTATTGAGGAATGCGTTCCACTGCGATGTGAGCGAGGATTTGAACTCGGCGGCCATGCTTTGCACACGCGGGTCATACGTGCCGTCGAAAACAAAGCCTTCCGGGCCTGAGTTGAACAACCGGCCATAGAGCTCCTGCTCCTCCTTGGGCAGGCCCGTGCCTCCCTTCAACCTCACGATAGTATAGATCTCCTTGGTGATCAGGCCCAGTAGCTGTTCCTCTTTTCGCTCATCGATCCGGATCAGTCCCTTCACGGCAAGGTCGATCATGGCAGGGGTGATCAAGTAGTTCTGGAACTTTCCTTCCATCACCATGCC
Coding sequences:
- a CDS encoding NAD(P)/FAD-dependent oxidoreductase, coding for MHNNAEIDTIIIGSGAGSLAAAICLSRAGQRVVVLEQHDVPGGWCHSFYLNGHRFTPGVHYVGLLGKGESTSELYEGLGIADDLVFFRMNPAGYEHCWIGDERFHLPAGHDELIEHLSARFPKERKNLTEYLNMVRTVAAQLMLIPKMSGFWDNVTIPWRTRYMGKYALFSLKRVIGWYIKDPLLKNILNIQCGDHGLPPGRASFPLHCAVMAHYFEGAYYPMGGGGAMVKAMTNAIKRQGGEVRTSQRVRRILVEGTKKKHAVGVELENGEQIRAKRVISNADPTTTYRHLVGEQHLSPKLVKKLDRTTYSCTSLMLFLTVDMDLRKAGLDSGNIWIAPENLDADELYAQLMGPDLTIGAEFPGMFISCTTLKDPSSFDGRHHCIEAITYVDHRAFKDFAEEGPDRSPAYQALKDLLMRKMMKTLERVVPGISEHVVQKELGTPLTNEFYINSTNGSVYGTEKVLKQIGPFAFRPKAEIADLYLYGASIQSHGVADAGYSGVQTAAVILGCRPEELLKTDGPTTVHIYEAEDASDHPDWIKRKMDMRRKRAEAGPHDAEQEETITGE
- a CDS encoding DUF4256 domain-containing protein, with product MDKQLSVDQRDALLSALQARFDKNMPRHKDLKWADVVARLKAHPEKLRALDAMEETGGEPDVVGRDKKSGAFIFMDCSAESPKGRRSVCYDRESLESRKEHRPANSAMDMAAEMSIEILTEEQYLELQKLGEFDLKTSSWVLTSPAVRKLGGALFCDRRYDQVFTYHNGAQSYYGVRGFRGVLRV
- a CDS encoding DUF2207 domain-containing protein yields the protein MRRWLLLASVLGVLSAFGQTEKINSFHTDLTVAPDGRLTVTEDINAHVEGIDFKRGIVRTLPLSFVDHSGKEIHVRYDISDIQVNGEAATYHTEKEAGQFVIYIGEKNTLLEPGDYRYRITYSTKGQVGFFPSYDEIYWNVNGNGWDFRIDSVSASIHLPPAAQVKQTACYTGEYGSTESACTDSIINGHTVNFQGRALQNYEGLTVAVGFQKGVVAEPPPPTFFEQYAVPIIGGIITLLLLLYYIVTWIRFGRDPDLPTVIPLFEPPDAMSPASVGMVMEGKFQNYLITPAMIDLAVKGLIRIDERKEEQLLGLITKEIYTIVRLKGGTGLPKEEQELYGRLFNSGPEGFVFDGTYDPRVQSMAAEFKSSLTSQWNAFLNKGNNLKFWLIPILTVIACVVAIFFLHSERWDGYDAVYMIAFVAVNFILFLIYIILIKKPSLEKQALRSRLLGFKMYLGAAEEKQIQHFNPPTMTPEVFEKYLPYAIAFKVEKIWGDRFQDMIGKALIDKSYHPGWYSGSIMNYGMFSQHMNSSLSSSVRSSSTPPSSSSGGSGGGGFSGGGGGGGGGGGW